The Tigriopus californicus strain San Diego chromosome 10, Tcal_SD_v2.1, whole genome shotgun sequence region GAGTGTGTAGAATATAAGGAGTTACACACTTACCAATGAACGAAAGCTCGCTTGGCATACATAAGGTCGAACTTATGGTCCAAGCGAGCCCAAGCCTCGGCAATGGCCGTGGTATTGGATAACATGCAAACGGCACGTTGCACCTTGGCCAAGTCTCCACCTGGGACCACAGTAGGTGGTTGGTAATTGATCCCAACTTTGAAACCAGTGGGACACCAATCGACAAACTGAATCGATCTCTTGGTCTTGATGGTGGCAATGGCGGCGTTTACGTCCTTGGGCACCACATCACCACGGTACAAGAGGCAGCAAGCCATGTACTTGCCATGACGAGGGTCGCATTTCACCATTTGGTTAGCAGGCTCAAAGCAAGCATTGGTGATCTCAGCCACGGACAGTTGCTCGTGGTAAGCCTTTTCGGACGAGATGACTGGAGCGTAGGTGACCAGAGGGAAATGGATCCTGGGGTATGGTACCAAGTTGGTTTGGAACTCTGTAAGATCCACATTCAGAGCACCATCGAATCGAAGGGAAGCAGTAATAGAAGAAACGATTTGCCCAATGAGTCGATTCAAGTTAGTATAGGTGGGCCGTTCAATGTCCAAGTTACGGCGACAGATATCATAGATGGCCTCATTGTCGACCATGAAGGCACAATCGGAATGTTCCAAAGTCGTATGGGTGGTCAGGATGGCATTATAGGGTTCCACAACGGCAGTCGCCACTTGAGGAGCAGGGTAGATGGAGAATTCCAATTTGGACTTCTTGCCATAATCGACTGAGAGTCGCTCCATGAGAAGAGAGGTGAATCCAGATCCGGTGCCTCCTCCAAAAGAGTGGAACAAGAGGAATCCTTGCAGTCCAGAGCATTGATCGGCCAACTTGCGAACTCGGTCCAAAACCAGGTCAACAATCTCTTTTCCAATAGTGTAATGTCCTCGGGCGTAGTTGTTGGCGGCATCCTCTTTTCCGGTGATCAGTTGCTCAGGGTGAAACAGTTGGCGGTAGGTTCCAGTTCGGACctcatctatttaacaagcAGTTAATCATTGATTGGACGCTTGTATGTGACAAACCCTGGGAAAGGCCTAAGTTCTTACCAATGACAGTGGGCTCCAAATCTATGAACACGGCACGGGGCACGTGTTTGCCAGCGCCAGTTTCGGCGAAGAAGGTGGTGAAAGAGTCATCTCCGCCCATAAGCTTGTCGGATGGCATTTGACCATCAGGCTGAATGCCATGCTCCAAGCAGTACAGCTCCCAACAAGCGTTTCCAATTTGACAGCCGGCTTGGCCAATATGAACGGAAATACACTCACGCTGCAAGTGAAATGATGCCGGGATTAAAGATTGCTTGAGGTTCCTTCATTTGATTCGATGAGCTAATCGGAACTGAAACGTAGTTACATTGACAGCCAACTTCTTGAGAGGCTCTTTGTGGTAGGAATACTCTTGATAACTAGACATGATGAGGAACTTTTTCTAGTGATGACTGATTGATCCGAACAAAAGGATGCAATTGAGCACACGGCATGAAACTTCAGATGTCAAGACGGAGAGAGGGTTCATTTCCAGTTAGGCTGGGCTCTTCGAATGTCATCTTCAACAGACTGATATGAATCAAAAGaatcatttgaaagaaaaaagagcgaGAATGGCAAAATGCGACGCCTCCCTATTCAAAATCTTGATTGCGGCTACATTGGTCCCTTGCCATGGCAAGGGTGTTTGCGTCACGGCTGCTTGACTATCTATTGCGTATGTACGAGTCCTACAAAACGGCAGGCCCTCACAAACGGTGACAATAGTACTGCATTCGTCTCTCAAAGAGAGTTCAGTGACTAAAACGACAGGATGTCAACTCTATTTGCACACCCTTTGCTTTAGGGTGTGTGACGCCGACCACGACCAACTACCAACTTTGATTTatgaaagttcaaattcaaagtgagcTTGAAGCCTGCCTCCGTAACACAAGTTTTTCGGAagtactacaactactaccaAAGCTTAGAGATCAAAAGAGATTTCTTTCGAAGGTGATCGGGTGGATCAATCGTGCCAGTGTTCAATTGCAGAGTGAAGAGTCAAGTGAATTGTAAATTCAAAGTCGACCCACTCCCCTGATTATCCTAATCGCTCATCCAAATCAGTCCTAACGAGTCCAAAATAAGCCACAAGGGTGTTTCTAACAACCATTTTGATCATGAGCAAGCCAAATCTTGGGCTATTCATCTGTGATGACTGATGACCAAAACGGCGTAACGCGTACTTTTTTAGTCCGATCGTGGGCGGCATATTGTACTGGTTCGGGTTGGGCGTTTAACATCCACAACCAATCAACTCAATCATACTGCAGATGGTTGCAGTTTTGGCCATCATGCTGACGGAATGCTGCAATGCTGTCTGCACTTTGGCGATGGGAGTGACTTGTTTGAACTGCTACCAATTCACACCCACTCTAGTCGGGGAAAAGAGTTCATCTGGTGAACTGTGATCAACAATCCGTTTTGATCTGATAACTCAAGCACCATTTGAACGTATGGAATTTGAcgcttttgttgaaaaaactCGTACAATACCAGTAACACATCCAAATCGCCAAACATGATCCGTCGACACAAAATTCGAAACTGACTTGAAGCCGGATGGACCCAAGAATTGGGGAAGTGGGGTTGGTTTTAATCTCATACTTGTGTCATTTCCTGAATGACTGTCCGaatgaagatattttttcatttaatgCTTGCTTGTCCACCGACCAATAATCAGTCATTCAGTTGTACTTTGGATTCAATGAAACTTCATGAGACTGAGAAGTCAAGGCTCATTATCTGGCCAATTCAGATGCACGCTTGAAAACGGAGCGAGGTCAATTTAACTGTAAGCCATTTCCCTTTGGACTGGGCTTCCATCCATGACAAATCTATTCACAagacttgtcactttttttgaaCGCGCAGCAGTTGGCCATCTTGTTGAAACCCGTTAACAAAACGTTCTagtcattcattcttgagAGGACCATCATCTCTCTCGACTCTGAAGGATTTCTGACATGACGGAAAATCCACATGGCAATGTGGAAAGAACCTGAAATTAGTCCATGACTAGTGATTGCACACTATAATCATGTCTGTCATTAATTACGACAATAAACGTCTTCGCAGGGAGTCCAACAGTTAAAAAGATCTTAAGCTTGAGTAAGCACGAACGACTTTGGCACCCAGGCCAATCTGTATATGTAGTATCTCAAAAAGAGCATTTGCTCACAATTTAAAATCGAAGTGAAAAAGTTCgaataaattcatttttctccaGGTGCTTTAGACACTTCAAGTAATGCGCGAACTCCATGGGGGATTGCATGTTGATAATGACTTGATACTGAATGCGCCCACATTCTAGTCAAGTAGATTCGAGTATTGCCACTCTCCAGAACACGACAAGGTGTAATCAATGGCCGCCAATGACTTGGATCTTTACCACCTTGAGAGAGGAGGCGTCATTATGCGCCATAAAGACTTACTAATATCCAAATTAACATTCATCTGCCATGCTATTTCATACTCAATGAAGGTTCATGCGCCTTTCCACAGAATGCAGGCGGACATTTAAAACCTGCCATTCTCTAGTATCTTCCCCGAAAATTTCAAACCTCACGGCCAACTTCTCGTGAACCCAATCCACCTGCACTAATTCTTGTCCAAATGCCTTGCTGAGGTCTTAACCCTCAAGGAAGCTCTTTTCAGGTCTACATTCCATTCCTAGAGGTTACCAGGTAGGTCAAAATGATGCAGGCTGCCACATGTCAAGTGGTCCGAGGTCGGCTCAGAATCTAGAATGTCACGTACTAATAATTCCAAGTAACCCTTTGCGAGGACCGTATGCCTCTTGCGACTCCTTCCACCTTCTTTTTATCGCCTAGAAAAATCATCCTCCCCTCCTTGCAGTTATCAGGATGGATCTCGTTTCCCAACATAATTAAAAGCTTCTTTGACTAACAACGAAAAGAACTTACCATTTTGAGGTTGAATTGAAAGTCTCGGCTTGCTAAAAGATGACTTTAAATATGACAGGTATTGTCCGTAGAGGGATGCAGAAGGAGAAATCCAAGTGTTCTCTTCCACAACCAAAGTTAAACTCGGATGAGGAACGATTTGTGACGAACCAGGCGAGCTGAGATTTGCTTCCAAGCCCCCTCGTTCAATTCAAGCGGCGACGCTCCGTGGACGTACCTCTTTAATACTTCATGCCATACAACGGAGCTCAAGTCCCATTGGTAGAGCCGCAGGCCTCGCTGGTGCGCCCATTGGTTCCAGACCGGTTTCGTACACTCAGGGAGGCCCATTCGACCCCCCTCCtctgatgattttttttgggaTGACTCACCCATCTACCCAGACACCTTTGGTGCCCCATGCGTGGGTAGGAAGTATTGAACCATTCCTCAAGTACACACAAACTACATTCACCCTTGAACAGGTACCCCAAGGAGTGCATCATGCTGCATGCCTGGTACTGACTGGCCTATTGGTTGAGGTGCTGGGTTGAGGTGGGGTGGGCTGCCCCAAAACGAGCAGGAAAAAAGGGGATTGCCAGTACACCTGGCCTGAAATACGGAAGGAATTATGTGGGCATCACTTGACACTTGTTACATTTTTGGAGGATTGAGTTTCAATGGATGTTTTGCAGATATGGGTGATGGTCAATTTCGAAAATGTAGGCCCGAAATTGGGGGATGAGCCTAGTTTCAGGTACTTAACATTGACGGCAGATGTCAGAATTTGTAGCAGATGTTTGACATTTGGGGCTGCTCAAGTCAGGGCAAGGTATGATGATCTCATCTCCATTGTTGGTTAGCCTTCTATGTACAGGCTTCCAAGCctattttgtatttcacattGTGGCACTATGGTATTAGTGCATACGCAGTGAACTACCATTGGACATATATTAAAATAAGCGAGAAGATTCAATCCAATGGCAAAACCAGAATGTAACTGGGATGTAAAAAATCAAACGGCATGTTcgagttttaaatgcaaatatttctcTTAGCAattaattttctttaaaaactcTTCAAACTCGTTTTTTTGTCTGCATCGAGATTGATGTTTGCAGGGTTTTGATAATTATAGAATGCAGGGTCAAGGGCTCAAAGTAAAATGCAATTGTGAGGTGAGGCCTCTTTCCTTTCATTTGTGTCATTCTTCGAGGATGGTAATTCGGAGCTTGATTAGATAGAACACCTCGATGGGCCTTCTTGAGGGCCCTAAGCTCGTATCTCGAGAGATCCAACACCACTCATGGGAGCTGAAAGTAATTTGCTTATAAAGGGAATTGCATGTCCAAGGACAGCTATTGCACATAGACCCGGTGGCCCCTATGTAATCTCAAGTTCACTTATAGGTCAATACTTTTATCGCTCGCTCTAAGGCTACttatttgcttcaatgtccatGGAACTAAAGTACGGTTGTAGTATCAGTTAATCCATGGTAAAAAGCTTGTTTAAGAAAGTTACGATATACTTCCACCAAGGCCTCGCCAAGATTGCATATGTGTAATGAATTGGGCCTGAAAGTTTAGTACGAGTGCTTCCCCGGCATATTGCTTTTTGAAGCGAAACATCTTTTTATCTATTTTGTAGCTATCTCGGAAgagatgaaatatttcatgcaTATAATTAATAGCTTTCAAAGTGAGATTAAAATGgcttgttttttgtcaaatactAAATTTTTGATCCATTATTGCATGACACTTAGGGCATAAAAGTAATCcatctacgtacgtatatgTGCATATAGAGAAGATGAAATATCTTAGCCAAGGATTCCTTCAACAGATGGGTTGGATGTGACAATTGTTGACGCTTGACCGCTTTTATATTTCATTCCGTAAAAAATATCATGCATACCAATGTAGACAATAGGAGTGTTTCCAATTCACACCTTAACTAGTAAGGTTTTGCCATCTCATAAATATTACAAAGTGTGAGTGTTTTGACTAAACTGCAAATTATGTCCGCACATCCCTCAGGAGCATAAACAAAAAGTACCCAGATGTTGCTTTGTTAGTTTTCACTCCTCTGATAAAATACATCCTTTCGTTTCGTGTGTGTGACCgaacattattttcatttcaaaattccttttttGGTTGAATGTTTGTGGTTTTGTCCGTCGTTGTTCATTTAAAAAATCTAATTGGATTGACACTCCATTTTGTTAATACATTCAATG contains the following coding sequences:
- the LOC131887949 gene encoding tubulin alpha-1 chain-like isoform X3; translation: MRECISVHIGQAGCQIGNACWELYCLEHGIQPDGQMPSDKLMGGDDSFTTFFAETGAGKHVPRAVFIDLEPTVIDEVRTGTYRQLFHPEQLITGKEDAANNYARGHYTIGKEIVDLVLDRVRKLADQCSGLQGFLLFHSFGGGTGSGFTSLLMERLSVDYGKKSKLEFSIYPAPQVATAVVEPYNAILTTHTTLEHSDCAFMVDNEAIYDICRRNLDIERPTYTNLNRLIGQIVSSITASLRFDGALNVDLTEFQTNLVPYPRIHFPLVTYAPVISSEKAYHEQLSVAEITNACFEPANQMVKCDPRHGKYMACCLLYRGDVVPKDVNAAIATIKTKRSIQFVDWCPTGFKVGINYQPPTVVPGGDLAKVQRAVCMLSNTTAIAEAWARLDHKFDLMYAKRAFVHWYVGEGMEEGEFSEAREDLAALEKDYEEVGMDSGEAGEDGGDEY
- the LOC131887949 gene encoding tubulin alpha-1 chain-like isoform X1; this translates as MSSYQEYSYHKEPLKKLAVNRECISVHIGQAGCQIGNACWELYCLEHGIQPDGQMPSDKLMGGDDSFTTFFAETGAGKHVPRAVFIDLEPTVIDEVRTGTYRQLFHPEQLITGKEDAANNYARGHYTIGKEIVDLVLDRVRKLADQCSGLQGFLLFHSFGGGTGSGFTSLLMERLSVDYGKKSKLEFSIYPAPQVATAVVEPYNAILTTHTTLEHSDCAFMVDNEAIYDICRRNLDIERPTYTNLNRLIGQIVSSITASLRFDGALNVDLTEFQTNLVPYPRIHFPLVTYAPVISSEKAYHEQLSVAEITNACFEPANQMVKCDPRHGKYMACCLLYRGDVVPKDVNAAIATIKTKRSIQFVDWCPTGFKVGINYQPPTVVPGGDLAKVQRAVCMLSNTTAIAEAWARLDHKFDLMYAKRAFVHWYVGEGMEEGEFSEAREDLAALEKDYEEVGMDSGEAGEDGGDEY
- the LOC131887949 gene encoding tubulin alpha-3 chain-like isoform X2 produces the protein MSSYQEYSYHKEPLKKLAVNRECISVHIGQAGCQIGNACWELYCLEHGIQPDGQMPSDKLMGGDDSFTTFFAETGAGKHVPRAVFIDLEPTVIDEVRTGTYRQLFHPEQLITGKEDAANNYARGHYTIGKEIVDLVLDRVRKLADQCSGLQGFLLFHSFGGGTGSGFTSLLMERLSVDYGKKSKLEFSIYPAPQVATAVVEPYNAILTTHTTLEHSDCAFMVDNEAIYDICRRNLDIERPTYTNLNRLIGQIVSSITASLRFDGALNVDLTEFQTNLVPYPRIHFPLVTYAPVISSEKAYHEQLSVAEITNACFEPANQMVKCDPRHGKYMACCLLYRGDVVPKDVNAAIATIKTKRSIQFVDWCPTGFKVGINYQPPTVVPGGDLAKVQRAVCMLSNTTAIAEAWARLDHKFDLMYAKRAFVHWYVGEGMEEGEFSEAREDMAALEKDYEEVGLDSIDAEGNEGDEY